In Ailuropoda melanoleuca isolate Jingjing chromosome 4, ASM200744v2, whole genome shotgun sequence, the following proteins share a genomic window:
- the LOC117795042 gene encoding zinc finger protein 14-like: protein MQDSVVFEDVAVDFTLDEWALLDSMQKNLYRDVMLETFQNLVSVEKSCDRFCESNERNQHRETCSQFPHFNFCKNISTGVKLYECTKCGRGFMHLSSLKRHVRSHCGQKPHPCQACKQACICHAHLRTHTGQKPYGCKLCGKTFPYFYSLTQHIRIHTPEKNYECKQCGKTLHEFSSLIRHAKTHTREKPYKCKECGKAFIYPSIFQRHMVTHTGERPYERKLCGKAFHHSYSLTQHMKIHTSEKTYECKQCRQAFSQFSSFTGHVRTHTGEKPYNCKECGKVFIYPSVFQRHMITHSGEKPYECKLCGKTFRHPYSLAQHKKSHTAEKTYKCKQCSTAFHEFASLTRHERTHTGEKPYKCKECGKAFTYPSTFQRHMITHIGEKPYKCKQCGKTFSYPQSFQRHEKTHTGEKPYKCTECGKAFSWPETFRVHVRTHTGEKLHNCEHCGKAFSSPKSFQGHVRTHTGEKPYECKQCGKAFSWPSTFREHVRIHNEEKLYKCENCGRAFTSSRSFQGHMRTHTGEKPYECAQCGKAFSWSSSLQKHVRTHTGEKPHTCKHCGKAFKWPSSFRNHVRTHTG, encoded by the coding sequence AGAAATCCTGTGACAGATTCTGTGaaagtaatgaaagaaatcaacACAGAGAAACATGCAGCCAGTTTCCccattttaatttctgcaagaATATTTCTACTGGAGTAAAACTCTATGAATGCACCAAGTGTGGGAGAGGCTTCATGCATCTTTCTTCCCTTAAGAGGCACGTGAGATCTCACTGTGGACAAAAACCACATCCGTGTCAGGCATGCAAGCAGGCTTGCATTTGTCATGCACACCTACGAACTCACACTGGACAGAAGCCCTATGGATGTAAATTATGTGGGAAAACCTTTCCTTATTTCTACTCCCTCACCCAACATATCAGGATTCACACTCCAGAGAAAAACTATGAATGTAAGCAGTGTGGGAAAACCTTGCACGAGTTCTCCAGTCTTATTAGACATGCGAAAACTCACACCAGGGAAAAGCCATATAagtgtaaggaatgtgggaaagctttcaTTTATCCCTCAATCTTTCAAAGACACATGGTAACACACACTGGGGAGAGGCCCTATGAACGTAAGTTATGTGGAAAAGCCTTCCACCATTCTTACTCCCTCACTCAACATATGAAGATTCACACTTCAGAGAAAACCTATGAATGCAAGCAGTGCAGACAAGCCTTCAGTCAGTTCTCCAGTTTTACTGGGCATGTGCGAACTCACACTGGAGAAAAGCCATACAactgtaaggaatgtgggaaagtctttatttatCCCTCAGTCTTTCAAAGGCACATGATAACACACTCTggggagaaaccctatgaatgtaagtTATGTGGGAAAACGTTTCGACATCCCTACTCCCTCGCTCAACATAAAAAGAGTCACACCGCAGAGAAAACCTACAAATGCAAGCAGTGCAGCACAGCCTTCCATGAGTTCGCTAGTCTTACTAGACACGAGAGaacccacactggggagaagccaTATAagtgtaaggaatgtgggaaagccttcactTATCCCTCCACCTTTCAAAGACACATGATAACACACATTGGAGAGAAGCCCTATAAGTGCAAACAGTGTGGGAAAACCTTCAGTTATCCCCAGTCTTTCCAGCGACATGAAAAgactcacactggagagaagccctataaATGCAcagaatgtgggaaagccttcagttgGCCTGAAACCTTCCGTGTACATGTGAGGACACACACTGGGGAGAAGCTACACAACTGTGAGCattgtgggaaagccttcagttcCCCCAAGTCCTTCCAGGGCCATGTGCGGacccacactggagagaaaccttacgaGTGTAAACagtgtggaaaagccttcagtTGGCCCTCAACCTTTCGAGAACATGTGAGAATTCACAATGAAGAGAAACTATATAAATGTGAGAATTGTGGGAGAGCCTTCACTTCTTCCAGATCCTTCCAAGGCCACATGCGGacccacactggagagaagccttaTGAATGTGCacaatgtgggaaagccttcagttgGTCCTCGTCCTTACAAAAGCACGTGAGGAcgcacactggagagaaaccacaTACATGTAAAcactgtgggaaagccttcaaGTGGCCCTCGTCCTTCCGAAACCATGTGAGGACGCACACTGGGTAG